In Zunongwangia sp. HGR-M22, the sequence AATGCTCTAATAGTTGCCCAAACCAGTTTCTGTATCTTTTTGGCGTGTAGATTGGTCGCCTGGATTCTACGATAAATAATCGGTTATTTTCATCTTCAAAATCCAATTTATAAATCGTTCCGCGAGGGATAAGCAGATAATCGCCATACTTAAAATCAAGATTCCCTAAATGCGTTCTTAATTTTCCGCTTCCTTTATGAATAAATAATAACTCGTCACTATCGGCATTTTTATAAAAATAATTATCGGTAGATTTTTGTGGCGCTGCTAGAATAATATTTACATCACTATTGGTTAAAATCACCTTTCTACTTTCCACATAATCTTGTTCTGGCTGAACACGAAAACCTTTTAGTCGATACGACTTCAAATTATTTTCTTTTGAAATTAAAGGTTTTACGCTACAACTTTTTTTTACTTCCTTAACCTGCGTAGGTCGCTGCTCGTGGTAAGAAATCGAAGACATCCCGTCAAATCCAATAGTACCAAAAACTTGTTCGTAATAAAGGTTTCCGTCTGGCTTCTTAAAAATCGTATGTCTTTTATGAGGAACCTTACCTAACTTATGATAAAAAGGCATAATTAAATATTTAATTAAACTGCTTTCTTGATAGCTAAAATTAAAAAATCATCAACTTATTTGAATATAAATTGATTATTGATAAATTTAAACAAAAAAGCACTAATATTTCTTAAATGAAACGTAAATCTAAAAATCAATACCTTAATTAGCATGTAAGGTTTTTTGCTAAATTCCGAATAACATAAGAAGATTTTGAACATGAAGCGCGATTTAAAAATTGGAATATTAGATCAATCAGTGGTAAGAACCAATGCAACTCCAAGAGCTGCGGTTCAGGAAACTATCGATACCGCTGTTTTTGCAGATAATTTAGGTTTTCATCGTTTTTGGATTTCTGAACATCATAATTCTAAATTTATCGCTGGATCTACTCCAGAGGTTTTGTTGGCAAGATTAGGTGCCGAAACGTCTAAAATAAGACTTGGGAGCGGAGGAATAATGCTTCCTAATTACAGTTCTTTAAAAGTAGCCGAAAATTTTAGAATGTTAGAAGCTCTATATCCCGGTAGAATTGATCTTGGAATGGGACGTGCGCCAGGAGGCGATCACACCAGTACGAGCCTGTTAAATCCTTCGAATACTTTTCAGAAAGAAGATTATATAAGTCAGCTTAAGCATATCAATCAATTTTTTAAAGATGATGCTAGCGTAAATTCAGAGTCTATTTACGCCATGCCGCAAGTGGAAACAACACCGCAACAGTGGATTTTAAGCAGTAGCGGTGACAGTGCGAAAATAGCGGCAGATCTCGGATTAAATCTGGCGGTGGCAAAATTTATAAACGGGAGTATTTCTCCTGGCGTAGTAGAGAACTATCGCAAAAATTTTATCCCTACTGAAAACAAGCCCGAACCTAAGGTTTTAGTTTCATCTTTTGTAATGTGTGGCGAAACGGAAGAAGAAGCAAACCAGATGCGAAAGTATATCGATTATATTTTATTGCAGTTTGATAAAGGTAATTATCAAGAACTGCCTGCTTTTGAAGATATTAAAAATCACAATTTCACATCATTCGAAAAACAGCGATTACATTATAATGCCGGCAGAATAATATCCGGTACTCCAGATCGCGTTCAGGAAAAAATTAGCAGCCTTGCTAGCGATTTTGACGTTGATGAAGTAATGATCTCTACAATGAGTTTTAGTAAAGATTTGCGTTTTAGAAGCTTTGAGCTCGTTGCAGAAGCTTTTAATATGATTAATGTTGAAGTGTAATTCACTTAGAGTGTTTAAACCTGGCTATTAAAATTAGAGTCAAAAAAGCCAAAGTATAAGCAAGCATATCCAACCAATCGAAAGAAGAACCCAAAATCATAGTTGTGGCTATGGTTCTTTTTATTTTTAGAAGCTTTAAGATGTTTATATACTGCAACAATTCGATGGTGTAAGCTAAAAATAATACGAATATGGCGAGCTTTATTCTGGAGGTTTCTAAAAAGGATAGAAAGAAATAATAGATTAAAAACACTACAATATAATCGCCTAGCACATTTCTTATAAAACCGCCATTTACAAAGCTTGCGATTAAAATCTCTAAAGCAAACAGCATCGCTGCGATTAGCAAATATTTTCTCGAAATTCTGACTAAAACCAAAATCCTAAGCTAAAAAACCACTGCGACGAATTCACTTCAGGAGAGTAGGAATATTTCACTTCCATAGGCCCCAAAAAGGTTTCTATACCGTAACCTAAAGCATAACCGGTATAATCTGGCAACGACAACCAGTTTCCGGTAGAAAATAAATCTTCCTCTACATTAGCAATATTAGCACTTAAAGTAACATGATTATTTTTAAAAAGCTCCACATCAACTTCAGCCAGACTTTTTATGTAGCTGTCTGCACCTATACTTAGATAATCATAACCGTAAAACGGTACCATATTATTAATAAAATTATTTCCGTAGCCGCCTAAAAGAAAATCTAAGGTTTGCTGATCGCCCTTTCCTATTTTAAATCCTGCTTCAGAAAATAAACGAAAACTAACATTAGTGATTGGCGTAAACACATAACCAATTTTTCCCTTAGCAATCGAAAACTCGGTGAAATTGTCTGCAGATGAGAAGGGATAAATATGAAAATCTCCATTAAAATAAACTCCTTTTTTGGGATAATATTTGTTATCGAAAGAATCATATTTTAGATATCCAAAAGCGCTGTAATAATCGTTATTTTCAAACTCGGTTCCTTGGACATCTACTTCTGTCTCACTATTAATAGTTTCTGAAGATACTTTAATATACTTATGCTCGGCACCAATCCCCAAAGACGCAACCTGCTTAAAAAGTGTTTCTACATAAAACTGATTGGTAATATCCTTAAGATCGATATCAATTTTATTAATATTTAATTGTTGCTGAGATATATCATCCTGAATAAGACTGTAATTAACCCCGGTATCGAAAGTATTAAAACGCGACTTTATACCAATACTCCAATAATATCCCTTATCGATGTAATATTGAAAGTTATACCGAAGGTTTTCTCCAACAATTAAATCCATTGAAGTCACATCGTTAGTGAAAATCGAACTTTTCCGCGTTAAATTTACCAGCGCCGCACTTTTATAAAGATCATCATAATGCAGGGCAAGCTTTAAATACGTTTTATTTTCACTTTCATCTAAACTAATATTCAAGGCATACGATTCATCTTCTTCTGGACTTAAAAAATAATTTATTTTGTCGAAGTTTCCAGAAGCCGATAAGAAATCGATACTAGAATTAATTTCTGAAAGACTATAATTACCAGGGGTTTGCAATCGCAAGCGTCCTAAAATAAAAGAGCGGGGATAATTGGTATTTCCTGCAAGATCAACCCGGCTTAGTTTTAGCGAATCTAAAGGCTTTCGTTTGAAAG encodes:
- a CDS encoding ribosomal maturation YjgA family protein, with the protein product MLFALEILIASFVNGGFIRNVLGDYIVVFLIYYFFLSFLETSRIKLAIFVLFLAYTIELLQYINILKLLKIKRTIATTMILGSSFDWLDMLAYTLAFLTLILIARFKHSK
- a CDS encoding LLM class flavin-dependent oxidoreductase, translating into MKRDLKIGILDQSVVRTNATPRAAVQETIDTAVFADNLGFHRFWISEHHNSKFIAGSTPEVLLARLGAETSKIRLGSGGIMLPNYSSLKVAENFRMLEALYPGRIDLGMGRAPGGDHTSTSLLNPSNTFQKEDYISQLKHINQFFKDDASVNSESIYAMPQVETTPQQWILSSSGDSAKIAADLGLNLAVAKFINGSISPGVVENYRKNFIPTENKPEPKVLVSSFVMCGETEEEANQMRKYIDYILLQFDKGNYQELPAFEDIKNHNFTSFEKQRLHYNAGRIISGTPDRVQEKISSLASDFDVDEVMISTMSFSKDLRFRSFELVAEAFNMINVEV
- a CDS encoding patatin-like phospholipase family protein, whose translation is MKKVLCILLLCSSLLSFSQEEKLKVGLVLSGGGAKGLAHIGALKVIEEAGVHIDYIAGTSMGAIVGGLYASGYTAAELDSIVNHTNFNLLIQDEIPRTAMTFYEKENTERYALTLPFDNFKVGFPSGLSKGQNIYNLMSGLTVHLNNKTDFSKLPIPFFCVATDIETGEEVILDKGSLAKSVAASGSIPSLIAPVKINDRLLIDGGVVNNYPVEELRRRGADVIIGVDVQDSLMNRKDLKGAFDIFTQVSNFRTINDMKHKIPKTDIYIRPDIGKFSILSFEEGKAIIDSGRVAGEKQVDALRALAEKQGTHHQSFKRKPLDSLKLSRVDLAGNTNYPRSFILGRLRLQTPGNYSLSEINSSIDFLSASGNFDKINYFLSPEEDESYALNISLDESENKTYLKLALHYDDLYKSAALVNLTRKSSIFTNDVTSMDLIVGENLRYNFQYYIDKGYYWSIGIKSRFNTFDTGVNYSLIQDDISQQQLNINKIDIDLKDITNQFYVETLFKQVASLGIGAEHKYIKVSSETINSETEVDVQGTEFENNDYYSAFGYLKYDSFDNKYYPKKGVYFNGDFHIYPFSSADNFTEFSIAKGKIGYVFTPITNVSFRLFSEAGFKIGKGDQQTLDFLLGGYGNNFINNMVPFYGYDYLSIGADSYIKSLAEVDVELFKNNHVTLSANIANVEEDLFSTGNWLSLPDYTGYALGYGIETFLGPMEVKYSYSPEVNSSQWFFSLGFWF